One Cryobacterium psychrophilum DNA segment encodes these proteins:
- the murD gene encoding UDP-N-acetylmuramoyl-L-alanine--D-glutamate ligase: MSEIPVAGVPASRLDGLTSWHADWTNLRVAVLGLGVTGFAAADTLAELGADVLVVASGGPDERAQLLNVLGVALVQSDLSEVPAELAAHQADLVIVSPGFHPDHVLLNWARAQGIAVWGDIELAWRLRNKMGVPAEWLLVTGTNGKTTTVQLAATMLASAGYRVAPCGNIGVPVLDAIRDPQGWDVLVVELSSYQLHHLPRTGPGALQPWSSVCLNVADDHLDWHGSAEAYREAKATVYFNTGVACIYNKADAATLRMVENAEVREGARAIGFGLGVPGPSELGIVEGILCDRAFLDDRFEQALELATLTELAGAGLSAPHVVADVLAASALARSFGVDPETVRSALVTFHLDAHRIEVVALHEGIHWIDDSKATNPHAADASLASFDSVVWLVGGLLKGVNVDELVRKHASRLRGAVIIGVDRLALRDAFARHAPLVPVFEVESDDTEQVMPGAVRLAASVARAGDVVLLAPAAASMDQFNSYAERGKAFNQAVHQFLGR, translated from the coding sequence ATGAGTGAGATTCCTGTCGCCGGTGTCCCGGCGAGCCGACTCGACGGGCTCACGAGCTGGCACGCCGATTGGACAAACCTGCGGGTGGCCGTGCTCGGACTGGGCGTCACCGGTTTCGCGGCCGCGGATACCCTGGCCGAACTCGGAGCAGATGTTCTCGTGGTCGCGTCCGGTGGCCCCGACGAACGTGCGCAGCTCCTGAACGTGCTCGGCGTCGCCCTGGTGCAGTCCGACCTCAGCGAGGTCCCCGCGGAGTTGGCGGCGCACCAGGCGGACCTTGTCATCGTGTCACCCGGCTTTCACCCGGACCACGTGCTCCTCAACTGGGCACGCGCGCAGGGCATCGCGGTGTGGGGCGACATCGAGCTGGCCTGGCGATTGCGCAACAAGATGGGAGTTCCTGCCGAGTGGCTGCTCGTGACGGGCACCAACGGCAAGACCACCACCGTGCAGCTTGCGGCGACGATGCTCGCTTCCGCCGGCTACCGGGTCGCACCGTGCGGCAATATCGGCGTGCCCGTACTCGACGCCATCCGGGACCCGCAGGGCTGGGACGTGCTCGTGGTTGAGCTTTCGAGCTACCAGCTGCACCACCTGCCCCGCACCGGGCCGGGAGCCCTGCAACCCTGGTCGAGTGTCTGCCTGAATGTGGCGGACGACCACCTGGACTGGCACGGTTCGGCCGAGGCCTACCGGGAGGCGAAGGCAACCGTCTACTTCAACACCGGGGTCGCCTGCATTTACAACAAAGCGGATGCGGCGACACTGCGAATGGTCGAGAACGCCGAGGTTCGGGAAGGGGCACGGGCGATTGGCTTCGGCCTTGGCGTGCCGGGTCCGAGCGAACTGGGCATCGTCGAAGGCATCCTGTGTGATCGTGCCTTCCTGGACGACCGCTTTGAGCAGGCACTGGAATTAGCCACGCTCACGGAGCTTGCCGGTGCGGGCCTGTCGGCGCCCCACGTCGTTGCCGACGTGCTCGCAGCGAGCGCTCTCGCTCGTTCCTTTGGCGTTGACCCGGAAACGGTGCGGTCCGCGCTTGTTACGTTCCACCTTGATGCCCACCGGATCGAGGTGGTGGCCCTTCATGAAGGAATCCACTGGATCGATGATTCAAAGGCTACGAACCCGCACGCCGCCGACGCTTCACTTGCGTCGTTCGACTCCGTGGTCTGGCTCGTCGGCGGCCTGCTCAAGGGCGTGAACGTCGATGAGCTCGTTCGCAAGCACGCCTCCCGTTTGCGGGGAGCGGTCATCATCGGGGTCGACCGACTGGCGCTGCGTGACGCATTTGCGCGACACGCGCCCCTGGTGCCGGTCTTTGAGGTCGAGTCAGACGACACTGAACAGGTCATGCCGGGAGCAGTCAGACTGGCTGCAAGCGTGGCCCGGGCCGGCGACGTGGTTTTGCTGGCCCCGGCGGCGGCGTCGATGGATCAGTTCAACAGTTACGCCGAGCGGGGTAAAGCGTTCAATCAGGCCGTACATCAATTTCTTGGAAGGTGA
- a CDS encoding UDP-N-acetylglucosamine--N-acetylmuramyl-(pentapeptide) pyrophosphoryl-undecaprenol N-acetylglucosamine transferase, with product MTTYLLAGGGTAGHVNPLLAIADALRAREPDAVIIALGTSEGLEARLVPARGYELVFVPRVPFPRRLNRLAFSFPARFNAAVSGVADLIRSRGVDVVVGFGGFVSTPAYLAARRLRVPIVIHEANAKPGLANKLGALFTTKVGVAFAGTSIRHAHFVGMPLRPEIERLDRAAMREEAENFFGLDHGRKTLLVTGGSLGARRLNNTILESAPALVAAGWQVLHIQGDRGEVADPHLDHYRLVDYCDRMDLALAAADFAVSRAGAATVSELCALGIPAVYVPYPVGNGEQRFNAADVIAAGGALLVDDAEFLPGWVIDSLVPLLADTHRVEAMGTAAASVGIRDGSARMLELIIQAH from the coding sequence GTGACCACCTATCTTCTGGCCGGCGGCGGCACCGCGGGCCATGTGAACCCGCTGCTCGCCATTGCCGATGCGCTTCGAGCCCGGGAACCGGACGCCGTCATCATTGCCCTGGGCACGAGCGAAGGCCTCGAGGCACGGCTGGTTCCGGCGCGCGGGTACGAACTCGTTTTCGTGCCCCGAGTACCGTTTCCTCGCCGCCTGAACCGGTTGGCCTTCAGCTTTCCCGCTCGGTTCAACGCGGCCGTGAGCGGCGTGGCCGACCTCATCCGTTCGCGTGGCGTCGATGTTGTCGTCGGTTTTGGAGGGTTCGTTTCGACGCCCGCCTATCTGGCGGCGCGTCGCCTGCGCGTGCCCATTGTGATCCACGAGGCGAACGCGAAGCCGGGACTGGCCAACAAGCTCGGCGCCCTCTTCACCACGAAGGTCGGCGTCGCCTTTGCCGGAACCTCCATTCGGCACGCGCATTTCGTGGGGATGCCGTTGCGGCCCGAGATCGAACGTCTCGACCGGGCCGCCATGCGCGAGGAGGCGGAGAATTTCTTCGGTCTTGATCACGGCCGTAAGACGCTCCTCGTGACGGGGGGGTCCCTCGGCGCCCGGCGGCTCAACAACACGATTCTCGAGAGTGCCCCGGCGCTCGTTGCGGCCGGATGGCAGGTGCTTCATATTCAGGGGGACCGCGGCGAGGTGGCAGATCCGCACCTCGATCACTATCGACTGGTCGACTACTGCGACCGAATGGACCTCGCTTTGGCGGCCGCCGATTTCGCGGTCTCGCGGGCCGGCGCGGCCACGGTCAGTGAACTGTGCGCCCTCGGAATTCCCGCCGTATATGTGCCGTACCCCGTGGGAAATGGGGAACAGCGTTTCAACGCCGCGGATGTCATTGCTGCCGGCGGCGCCCTGCTCGTCGACGACGCGGAATTTCTCCCGGGCTGGGTGATCGACTCGCTCGTTCCGCTCCTGGCCGACACCCACCGCGTGGAAGCCATGGGCACGGCCGCCGCCTCGGTGGGGATTCGTGATGGGTCGGCCCGGATGCTCGAACTCATCATCCAGGCTCACTGA
- the murC gene encoding UDP-N-acetylmuramate--L-alanine ligase, giving the protein MIKPDLTVTIGDDLGAVHFVGIGGSGMSGIARLFLGKGYTVTGSDVRESDNVLALRELGARIMIGHDAANVGDADTLVVTGALWQDNPEYVLAKERGIPVLHRAQALAWLVQHQRLVAVAGAHGKTTSTGMIVTGLLGLGHDPSFVNGGVIESLGVSSAGGTDDLFVVEADESDGSFLLYNTSIALITNVDPDHLDHYGSLEAFETAFVDFAHKASELVVISSDDVGAVRVTESLSAARVITFGEAAGADVRVHSIVTDGPVRFSIAWQGADYETTLRIPGKHNAINAAGAFAVLVGLGLDPAGSLAAISDFGGTQRRFELHGTVGGVSVYDDYAHHPTEVAAALSAARTVVGGGRIIAVHQPHLYSRTRLFAQEFADALENNADHTIVLDVYGAREDPEPGVTGALVAGRFADPAHVAFVPDWQDAADYLGTIAQEGDFVVTLGCGDVYRIVPQLLDALRATRE; this is encoded by the coding sequence GTGATAAAGCCCGACCTCACTGTGACCATCGGCGACGACCTCGGGGCCGTGCACTTCGTCGGCATCGGTGGTTCGGGCATGAGCGGAATAGCCCGACTCTTCCTCGGCAAGGGCTACACCGTCACCGGTTCGGACGTACGGGAATCCGATAACGTCCTGGCTCTGCGTGAGCTGGGCGCACGCATCATGATCGGCCACGACGCCGCGAACGTCGGCGACGCCGACACGCTCGTGGTCACGGGCGCGCTGTGGCAGGACAATCCGGAGTACGTGCTCGCCAAGGAGCGGGGCATTCCCGTTCTGCACCGCGCGCAGGCGCTCGCGTGGCTTGTTCAGCACCAACGCCTGGTTGCGGTTGCCGGAGCGCACGGTAAGACCACCTCGACCGGGATGATCGTGACCGGACTGCTCGGCCTGGGCCACGATCCCAGCTTCGTGAACGGCGGCGTGATTGAGTCGCTCGGCGTCAGCTCCGCCGGCGGCACGGATGACCTGTTTGTGGTCGAGGCCGACGAGTCGGACGGTTCCTTCCTGCTCTACAACACCAGCATTGCCCTGATCACGAACGTCGACCCCGACCACCTCGATCACTACGGTTCGCTCGAAGCCTTCGAGACCGCGTTCGTGGACTTCGCGCACAAGGCGAGCGAGCTCGTCGTCATCTCCTCCGATGACGTGGGCGCCGTTCGTGTGACCGAGAGCCTGTCCGCGGCACGCGTGATCACGTTCGGCGAAGCCGCCGGAGCCGACGTGCGCGTGCATTCCATCGTCACCGACGGACCCGTGCGATTCAGCATCGCCTGGCAGGGCGCCGATTACGAGACCACGCTGCGCATCCCCGGCAAGCACAACGCCATCAACGCGGCCGGAGCTTTCGCGGTGCTCGTAGGTCTCGGACTTGACCCGGCCGGGTCCCTCGCGGCCATCAGCGACTTCGGTGGCACCCAACGCCGCTTCGAACTGCACGGCACCGTCGGCGGAGTGAGCGTGTATGACGACTACGCGCACCACCCGACGGAGGTCGCAGCGGCGCTCTCCGCGGCCCGCACGGTCGTGGGCGGCGGGCGCATCATTGCCGTGCACCAGCCGCACCTGTACTCTCGCACCCGGCTGTTCGCCCAGGAATTCGCCGACGCCCTCGAGAACAACGCGGATCACACCATCGTGCTCGACGTTTACGGCGCCAGGGAAGACCCGGAGCCCGGAGTGACGGGCGCACTCGTCGCCGGCCGGTTCGCCGATCCCGCCCACGTGGCGTTCGTGCCCGACTGGCAGGATGCCGCCGACTACCTCGGCACGATTGCCCAGGAGGGCGACTTCGTGGTGACACTCGGCTGTGGTGACGTGTATCGCATCGTTCCCCAGCTGCTCGACGCGCTTCGCGCGACACGCGAATGA
- the ftsW gene encoding putative lipid II flippase FtsW codes for MATVPRTGPRRPAAAPTPTAEEPQSIHARGVSARISVGRLFKAESTNYFLLLGTTMFLVAFGLVMVLSSSSVDSYLANAGFFGGIIRQGVFALIGVPLMLLASHMPIAFWKRVAWPALLIASFLQCLVVFTPMGYTIAGNTNWLSIGGIQFQPSEGIKMALVVWLGMILEQKKDRLDDWRHVFIPVFGVGGGSVLLVMIGGDLGTVMIMAGLLFGALFFAGVKLRLLAAPIAVGALGAVILALTSSNRLTRIMSFVNEGCDQLTGPISASCWQPLHGTWALANGGILGVGLGNSKAKWSWLPAADNDYIFAIIGEELGLIGAIVVLCMFVLLAFAFLRVMRASTSVMARITTAAVMVWIIGQALVNIGVVLGVFPVLGVPLPLISAGGTALMTTLVAIGIVLSFARGQHTGSTAK; via the coding sequence ATGGCCACCGTCCCACGCACGGGGCCGCGGCGTCCCGCGGCGGCCCCCACGCCGACAGCAGAAGAGCCCCAGAGCATCCACGCCAGGGGCGTGTCAGCGCGTATCAGCGTCGGCCGGTTGTTCAAGGCAGAGTCCACGAACTACTTCCTGCTGCTCGGCACGACGATGTTCCTGGTTGCCTTCGGGCTCGTCATGGTGCTCTCCTCATCGTCCGTTGACTCCTACCTGGCCAACGCCGGTTTCTTTGGCGGAATCATTCGGCAGGGCGTGTTTGCGCTCATCGGCGTGCCCCTCATGCTTCTGGCGAGCCACATGCCGATCGCATTCTGGAAGCGCGTGGCCTGGCCTGCCCTTCTTATCGCGTCATTCCTGCAGTGCCTCGTGGTGTTCACTCCCATGGGCTACACCATTGCCGGCAACACCAACTGGTTGTCCATCGGCGGAATACAATTCCAGCCGTCCGAGGGCATCAAGATGGCCCTCGTCGTGTGGCTGGGCATGATCCTGGAGCAGAAGAAAGACCGCCTCGACGACTGGCGCCACGTTTTCATTCCCGTCTTCGGCGTCGGTGGGGGCTCCGTGTTGCTCGTCATGATTGGCGGCGACCTTGGAACAGTCATGATCATGGCCGGGCTGCTGTTCGGCGCGCTGTTCTTCGCCGGCGTGAAGCTGCGACTGCTGGCCGCTCCCATCGCGGTCGGCGCGCTGGGAGCCGTCATCCTCGCACTGACCAGCAGTAACCGCCTCACGCGCATCATGAGCTTCGTCAACGAGGGCTGCGACCAACTCACCGGACCAATTTCTGCGAGCTGCTGGCAGCCGCTGCACGGCACCTGGGCCCTCGCCAATGGTGGCATCCTCGGTGTGGGGCTCGGCAACTCGAAGGCCAAATGGTCCTGGCTCCCCGCAGCAGACAACGACTACATTTTTGCCATCATCGGGGAGGAACTCGGACTCATCGGCGCCATCGTCGTGCTGTGCATGTTCGTCCTGCTCGCGTTCGCTTTCCTTCGTGTAATGCGTGCGAGCACGAGTGTCATGGCCCGCATCACGACGGCCGCCGTCATGGTGTGGATAATCGGACAGGCGCTCGTGAACATCGGCGTGGTGCTCGGAGTCTTCCCCGTGCTCGGGGTTCCACTACCGCTCATCTCGGCCGGAGGCACCGCCCTGATGACCACACTCGTGGCAATTGGAATCGTCTTGTCCTTTGCGCGGGGCCAGCACACAGGGAGTACCGCAAAGTGA